A genomic region of Bosea sp. 124 contains the following coding sequences:
- a CDS encoding NAD(P)-binding domain-containing protein has protein sequence MTKTIAIIGAGPTGLATAAHAIERGLTPLVFERGPAVGHAVRQWAHVPMFSPWAYNIDAAAARLLAGSGWPPPPRDTYPTGGDLLTRYLIPLAGLPGLGQALRLGADVTAISRHGFDKVKTAGRDGAPFIIRYRQRGEDKTEQVDAVIDASGTWLSPNPAGSSGLPAIGEREAAGQISYGMPDVLGSAAARYAGRRIAVIGGGHSAIGTLTALAELKGRAPATHIAWLYRGARLANAFGGGAADQLAARGELGTRIANLVASGLVSVETAFRLETIGRQGSALRLASDDGRVVEADELVVATGFRPDLDFLREVRVQLDPALECTPALAPLIDPNEHSCGTVRPHGAAELAHPEQGFYIAGMKSYGRAPTFLLATGHEQVRSIVAAVAGDHEAARRVELVLPETGVCSATPGGPGEATSGCCGGPAPAARDACCTEDAVAKDEGKAGCGCGSPAGREIVEA, from the coding sequence ATGACGAAGACGATCGCGATCATCGGGGCTGGGCCCACAGGCCTCGCGACCGCCGCCCATGCAATCGAGCGCGGGCTGACGCCGCTCGTTTTCGAGCGCGGCCCGGCTGTCGGCCATGCCGTGCGCCAATGGGCTCATGTGCCGATGTTCTCGCCCTGGGCGTATAACATCGATGCCGCGGCGGCCCGGCTGCTCGCGGGCAGCGGCTGGCCCCCGCCGCCACGCGACACCTACCCGACCGGCGGCGATCTGCTGACGCGGTATCTGATTCCGCTCGCCGGACTGCCCGGGCTCGGGCAGGCGCTCCGGCTCGGGGCAGACGTCACCGCCATCTCCCGGCACGGCTTCGACAAGGTCAAGACCGCAGGACGAGACGGCGCCCCCTTCATCATCCGCTACCGGCAGCGAGGCGAGGACAAGACCGAACAGGTCGACGCCGTCATCGACGCCTCCGGCACCTGGCTCTCCCCCAATCCCGCTGGTTCGTCGGGTCTCCCGGCCATCGGCGAGCGGGAGGCCGCAGGGCAGATCAGCTATGGCATGCCGGACGTGCTCGGCTCGGCCGCCGCGCGCTATGCCGGCCGCCGCATCGCGGTGATCGGCGGCGGCCATTCGGCCATCGGCACGCTGACGGCACTGGCCGAGCTGAAGGGCAGGGCACCCGCCACGCACATTGCCTGGCTCTATCGCGGGGCCCGCCTCGCCAACGCCTTTGGCGGCGGCGCGGCCGACCAGCTCGCGGCCCGCGGCGAACTCGGAACCCGGATCGCAAATCTGGTCGCGAGCGGCCTCGTCTCGGTCGAGACCGCCTTCCGGCTGGAGACGATCGGCCGGCAAGGCAGCGCGCTGCGGCTGGCCAGCGATGACGGCCGTGTCGTCGAGGCGGACGAACTCGTCGTCGCCACGGGCTTCAGGCCCGATCTCGACTTTCTGCGCGAAGTGCGGGTCCAACTCGATCCGGCCCTGGAATGCACGCCGGCCCTGGCGCCGCTGATCGATCCGAACGAACATTCCTGCGGCACGGTCCGACCGCATGGAGCAGCCGAGCTTGCCCATCCCGAGCAGGGCTTCTACATCGCCGGTATGAAATCATACGGGCGCGCTCCGACCTTCCTGCTGGCGACCGGCCATGAGCAGGTTCGTTCGATCGTCGCCGCGGTCGCTGGCGACCACGAGGCGGCAAGGCGCGTGGAGCTGGTCTTACCCGAGACCGGCGTGTGCAGTGCGACGCCCGGCGGGCCGGGA
- a CDS encoding metalloregulator ArsR/SmtB family transcription factor yields the protein MNTNDAASRLEALGNPTRLSLYRMLVKAGHAGLSVGECQQRLDIAQSTLSFHLKALIHAGLVTQERQSRTLICRANYDVMNALVGFLVDECCVDERCRTAASDVA from the coding sequence ATGAACACGAATGATGCGGCATCACGGCTCGAAGCGCTGGGCAACCCCACCCGGCTGTCGCTCTATCGCATGCTCGTCAAGGCGGGCCATGCCGGCCTCTCGGTCGGAGAATGCCAGCAGCGGCTCGATATCGCCCAGTCGACGCTCTCCTTTCATCTGAAGGCGTTGATCCATGCGGGTCTGGTCACACAGGAGCGGCAGAGCCGAACGCTGATCTGTCGCGCCAATTACGATGTCATGAATGCGCTGGTCGGCTTCCTCGTCGACGAGTGCTGCGTCGACGAGCGTTGCCGGACCGCAGCTTCGGACGTCGCCTGA
- a CDS encoding alpha-D-ribose 1-methylphosphonate 5-triphosphate diphosphatase produces MAIHITGGRVLLDDLASADIVTDGAVIAALDGRAPPAALRLDATGLLVLPGIVDCHGDAFERHIMPRPGVAFDVDLALRDADRALLASGITTAFHGVTWSWEPGLRSSANARRLFERIAVLAPELGADTRFHLRHETFNLDAEPEILDWLATGRVGLLAFNDHTEGTLKTRHRPEKVGKMVERSGLSADAFAALVERVYGRKNEVAGSLTRLAAAARAHGVPMLSHDDMTPEMRRWYRGLGVAVAEFPIDEATAREAAEHGEAIVFGAPNVVRGGSHTGCPTAEEMVRAGLCTILASDYYYAALLLAPFILARNGSAAFADAWALVSKAPAEAFGLHDRGVIAPGRRADLVLVEDTVHPRVVAVIAAGKLIYLSDQAVLA; encoded by the coding sequence ATGGCGATTCACATCACGGGCGGACGGGTGCTGCTCGACGACCTCGCCAGCGCCGACATCGTGACCGACGGCGCCGTCATCGCCGCGCTCGACGGCCGGGCCCCACCCGCGGCGCTGCGCCTCGATGCTACCGGCCTTCTCGTGCTGCCCGGCATCGTCGACTGCCATGGCGATGCCTTCGAACGCCATATCATGCCGCGCCCCGGGGTCGCCTTCGACGTCGACCTGGCCCTGCGTGATGCCGACCGCGCCCTGCTCGCCAGCGGGATCACCACGGCCTTCCATGGCGTGACCTGGTCCTGGGAGCCGGGGCTGCGCAGTTCTGCGAATGCCCGCCGCCTGTTCGAGCGCATCGCCGTCCTTGCGCCGGAACTCGGCGCCGATACGCGCTTCCATCTCCGCCACGAGACCTTCAATCTCGATGCCGAGCCAGAGATCCTGGACTGGCTCGCCACCGGCCGCGTCGGGCTGCTCGCCTTCAACGACCACACCGAAGGCACGCTGAAGACCCGCCACCGCCCGGAGAAGGTCGGCAAGATGGTCGAGCGCTCGGGCCTCTCCGCCGACGCCTTCGCCGCGCTGGTCGAGCGCGTCTATGGCCGCAAGAACGAGGTCGCCGGCTCCTTGACCCGGCTGGCGGCGGCCGCTCGGGCCCATGGCGTGCCGATGCTCTCCCATGACGACATGACGCCGGAGATGCGGCGCTGGTATCGCGGCCTCGGCGTCGCGGTAGCGGAATTCCCGATCGACGAGGCGACCGCGCGCGAGGCGGCCGAGCATGGCGAGGCCATCGTCTTTGGCGCTCCCAATGTGGTGCGCGGCGGCTCGCATACAGGCTGCCCGACGGCTGAGGAGATGGTGCGCGCCGGCCTCTGCACCATCCTCGCCTCGGATTATTACTACGCGGCGCTGCTGCTGGCGCCTTTCATCCTCGCGCGAAACGGCTCCGCCGCTTTCGCGGATGCATGGGCTCTGGTCTCGAAGGCGCCCGCCGAGGCCTTCGGACTGCATGACCGCGGCGTCATCGCGCCGGGCAGGCGGGCAGACCTGGTGCTCGTCGAAGACACCGTCCATCCACGCGTCGTCGCCGTCATCGCCGCAGGAAAACTGATCTATCTGAGCGATCAGGCCGTGCTCGCCTGA
- a CDS encoding PhnD/SsuA/transferrin family substrate-binding protein: MLKTLTCALVAAAALLSVPAVQAQEAIRFAVTDIDGAESLQREFGPFKAALEKVADVKVQFFAVSGRTAAVEAMAAGQVDFVLTGPAEYVVFKARTQAVPVVGWQRPDYFAQVVVLASGPVKSVADLKGKTISFGEIGSSSQHLGPAQALADAGLKYNVDYKPIFVKRNVAVEAMKRGDIGAIGLNLTHLQRIRESDTKTGFAVVARGRDLPNDVMIASPKVKPEVVAKMRKAFLEHGGDLMKAVTTGTDDNRKFLGGVFLPDVKDTDYDYVRAIYATIGITEFNKFIE, encoded by the coding sequence ATGCTGAAGACGCTGACCTGTGCGCTTGTCGCCGCTGCCGCGCTGCTGTCCGTGCCTGCCGTCCAGGCGCAGGAGGCGATCCGCTTCGCCGTGACCGACATCGACGGTGCCGAGTCCCTCCAGCGCGAGTTCGGGCCCTTCAAGGCCGCGCTGGAGAAGGTGGCCGATGTGAAGGTCCAGTTCTTCGCCGTCTCCGGCCGCACCGCCGCGGTCGAGGCGATGGCGGCCGGTCAGGTCGATTTCGTGCTGACGGGCCCGGCGGAATATGTGGTGTTCAAGGCGCGCACCCAGGCGGTGCCGGTGGTCGGCTGGCAGCGGCCGGACTATTTCGCGCAGGTTGTCGTCCTGGCTTCCGGACCGGTCAAGTCGGTCGCCGATCTGAAGGGCAAGACGATCTCCTTCGGCGAAATCGGCTCGTCCTCACAGCATCTCGGCCCGGCGCAGGCGCTGGCCGATGCCGGCCTGAAATACAATGTCGACTACAAGCCGATCTTCGTGAAGCGCAACGTCGCGGTCGAGGCGATGAAGCGTGGCGACATCGGCGCCATCGGCCTCAACCTGACCCATCTGCAGCGCATCCGCGAGAGCGACACCAAGACCGGCTTCGCCGTGGTGGCGCGTGGCCGCGATCTTCCCAACGACGTGATGATCGCGAGCCCGAAGGTGAAGCCCGAGGTCGTGGCCAAGATGCGCAAGGCCTTCCTCGAACATGGCGGCGACCTGATGAAGGCCGTCACCACGGGCACGGACGACAACCGCAAGTTCCTCGGCGGCGTCTTCCTGCCGGACGTCAAAGACACCGACTACGACTATGTCCGGGCGATCTACGCCACGATCGGCATCACCGAATTCAACAAGTTCATCGAGTGA
- a CDS encoding ATP-binding cassette domain-containing protein — translation MTVVRLDAIPAMTEEPSPVIAIAGLRKSFGPRTIIRSLDLTVPAGESLALIGANGTGKSTLLRMIVRLAEADAGRISVLGETVGGLRGTALKRFRARVGVVFQKHNLVGRLSALSNVVHGVQSRRSGLRTWAQSLAPAAVREEAMACLDAVGLADKALQRADSLSGGQSQRVAIARMLMQRPELVLADEPDASLDPRAGREVMELLFRLTRYKGLSLVFVSHHMAHALRFSDRIVGLSQGGIALDRRALHCDEDELAAFFEEAGDAPAALEPATAPVAALA, via the coding sequence GTGACCGTGGTACGGCTCGACGCCATCCCCGCGATGACGGAGGAGCCCTCCCCCGTCATCGCCATCGCCGGTCTGCGCAAGAGCTTCGGCCCGCGCACGATCATCCGCAGCCTCGACCTGACGGTTCCGGCCGGTGAGTCGCTTGCGCTGATCGGTGCCAACGGCACCGGCAAGTCGACGCTGCTGCGCATGATCGTGCGTCTCGCCGAGGCCGATGCGGGGCGCATCTCGGTGCTGGGCGAGACGGTCGGTGGGCTGCGCGGCACGGCGCTGAAGCGTTTTCGGGCGCGCGTCGGCGTCGTCTTCCAGAAGCACAATCTCGTCGGGCGCCTGAGCGCGCTGTCCAATGTGGTGCATGGCGTGCAGTCGCGCCGCTCGGGCCTGCGCACCTGGGCGCAATCGCTGGCGCCCGCCGCGGTGCGCGAAGAGGCCATGGCCTGTCTCGACGCGGTCGGCCTTGCCGACAAGGCACTTCAGCGCGCCGATTCCCTGTCCGGCGGCCAGTCGCAGCGCGTCGCGATCGCGCGCATGCTGATGCAGCGCCCGGAGCTCGTGCTGGCCGACGAGCCCGATGCCAGCCTTGATCCGCGCGCCGGCCGCGAGGTCATGGAACTGCTGTTCCGCCTGACCCGCTACAAGGGGCTGAGCCTGGTCTTCGTCTCGCACCATATGGCCCATGCGCTGCGCTTCTCCGACCGGATCGTGGGTTTGAGTCAGGGCGGAATCGCGCTCGACCGCCGGGCGTTGCATTGCGACGAGGACGAACTCGCGGCCTTCTTCGAAGAGGCGGGCGACGCGCCTGCTGCTCTTGAGCCGGCAACCGCGCCGGTGGCGGCGCTCGCATGA
- the phnE gene encoding phosphonate ABC transporter, permease protein PhnE: MSLSASPRLAATTDRFARPSAATFIGSFLALALVVWSFSGSELSAEKLIRGVPYMGNILGRMFPPDLSRLDSILWSLATTFQMAVSGCVLGLILSFPLAVLAADGLSPHPVVRVLARGLIAFFRTVPDLIWALFFVIAVGLGPAAGVLALMIDTIGYAGRFFAEAMEETDKGPREALSAIGASKTGLIFSAVVPNAMPSFIATSLFCVEKATRASVVLGLVGAGGIGVELKVAFDLFDYDTALTIILAVFALVVAVEQVGATLRRRIL; encoded by the coding sequence ATGAGCCTCTCAGCCTCCCCTCGCCTCGCCGCCACGACCGACCGCTTCGCGCGGCCGAGCGCGGCGACCTTCATCGGCTCGTTTCTGGCCCTGGCGCTGGTGGTCTGGTCGTTCAGCGGCTCCGAACTGTCGGCCGAGAAGCTGATCCGGGGCGTGCCCTATATGGGCAACATCCTCGGACGGATGTTCCCGCCGGATCTGTCGCGGCTCGATTCGATCCTGTGGTCGCTGGCCACCACCTTCCAGATGGCTGTGTCGGGCTGTGTGCTCGGGCTGATCCTGAGCTTCCCGCTTGCGGTCCTGGCCGCCGACGGGCTCTCCCCGCATCCCGTCGTCCGGGTGCTGGCGCGCGGGCTGATCGCCTTCTTCCGCACGGTGCCGGACCTGATCTGGGCGCTGTTCTTCGTTATCGCCGTCGGGTTGGGGCCTGCGGCCGGCGTGCTCGCGTTGATGATCGACACGATCGGCTATGCCGGACGCTTCTTCGCAGAGGCGATGGAGGAGACGGACAAGGGCCCGCGCGAGGCGCTCTCGGCCATCGGCGCGAGCAAGACCGGCCTGATCTTCTCGGCGGTGGTGCCGAACGCCATGCCCTCCTTCATCGCGACCTCGCTGTTTTGCGTGGAGAAGGCGACGCGGGCCTCGGTGGTGCTCGGGCTGGTCGGGGCGGGTGGCATCGGCGTCGAGCTCAAGGTCGCCTTCGACCTGTTCGACTACGATACCGCACTGACGATCATCCTGGCGGTGTTTGCGCTGGTCGTGGCGGTCGAGCAGGTCGGTGCTACGCTGCGGCGGCGCATTCTCTAG
- a CDS encoding class I SAM-dependent methyltransferase produces the protein MSRLDSFIRRLEAQRRMLDWAAAESAGRPGLVLELGLGNGRTYDHLREILPGRDIHVFERDVSPNPHSMPPAGRLVIGDMAETLPAFALRHGRGAALIHVDVTTGVPERDRVLFAWLPEHVAGLAAPDALVLSGWDLDHPALTPVALPEGVPAGRYYAYRRVG, from the coding sequence ATGAGCCGACTCGACAGCTTCATCCGCCGCCTCGAGGCCCAGCGCCGGATGCTGGACTGGGCCGCAGCCGAGAGCGCCGGGCGCCCCGGCCTCGTGCTCGAACTCGGCCTCGGCAATGGCCGGACCTATGATCATCTGCGCGAGATCCTGCCGGGGCGCGACATCCACGTCTTCGAGCGTGACGTCAGCCCCAATCCGCATTCGATGCCCCCCGCCGGCAGGCTGGTGATCGGCGACATGGCGGAGACGTTGCCCGCCTTCGCCCTACGCCACGGCCGCGGCGCGGCGCTGATCCATGTCGATGTGACGACCGGAGTGCCCGAGCGCGACCGCGTGCTGTTCGCCTGGTTGCCCGAGCATGTCGCAGGCCTCGCCGCGCCCGACGCGCTGGTGCTCAGCGGATGGGACCTCGACCACCCGGCGCTCACGCCCGTGGCGCTGCCGGAGGGCGTGCCCGCTGGCCGCTATTATGCCTATCGCCGTGTCGGTTGA
- a CDS encoding tripartite tricarboxylate transporter substrate binding protein, whose product MTTSRSLAALAAAAGLCIVAASAAQAQAWPQRPITFIVPFPAGGGTDAFARPLAAQLDQQLGQRIIIENRGGAGGTVGASAAAKMQPDGYGFFVGAAHHAIAPALYPKLDYNIQTDFIPIAVIAQPPQVIVVHPKVEAKTVAELIAFAKANPDKLNYASAGNGTTHHLAGELFKLQTKTNLTHVPYRGAGPALQDIVAGQVDILFDGLGSSAPQIQSGRLRGLAVAAPTRSEAIPDVPTAKEAGLEGYEVATWYALWAPKGTPPEIVTRMRAEVAKALQSPVISEAWKKNGSPIPTLAGDDFGKFITAEVARWATVVKDAQVKLE is encoded by the coding sequence ATGACCACGTCACGTTCCCTTGCCGCGCTCGCTGCGGCAGCCGGGCTCTGTATCGTTGCCGCCAGCGCAGCCCAGGCCCAGGCCTGGCCGCAGAGGCCGATCACCTTCATCGTGCCCTTCCCGGCCGGCGGCGGCACCGATGCCTTCGCCCGCCCGCTCGCCGCGCAGCTCGACCAGCAGCTCGGCCAGCGCATCATCATCGAAAATCGCGGCGGGGCCGGCGGCACGGTCGGCGCCTCGGCCGCCGCCAAGATGCAGCCGGATGGCTACGGCTTTTTCGTCGGTGCGGCGCATCACGCCATTGCGCCAGCGCTCTATCCGAAGCTCGACTACAACATCCAGACCGACTTCATCCCGATCGCGGTGATCGCGCAGCCGCCGCAGGTCATCGTCGTTCATCCGAAGGTGGAGGCGAAGACGGTCGCCGAACTGATCGCCTTCGCCAAGGCCAATCCCGACAAGCTGAACTATGCCTCGGCCGGCAACGGCACGACGCATCATCTCGCCGGCGAATTGTTCAAGCTGCAGACCAAGACGAACTTGACGCATGTGCCCTATCGCGGCGCCGGACCTGCCCTGCAAGACATCGTCGCGGGCCAGGTCGATATCCTGTTCGACGGCCTCGGCTCCTCGGCCCCACAGATCCAGAGCGGGCGCCTGCGTGGGCTCGCCGTTGCTGCGCCGACGCGCTCGGAGGCTATCCCCGACGTGCCGACCGCCAAGGAAGCCGGACTCGAAGGTTATGAGGTCGCGACCTGGTATGCGCTCTGGGCGCCCAAGGGCACGCCGCCGGAGATCGTCACGCGGATGCGCGCCGAAGTCGCCAAGGCGCTGCAATCGCCCGTAATCTCCGAGGCCTGGAAGAAGAACGGCTCGCCGATCCCGACGCTCGCGGGCGACGATTTCGGCAAGTTCATCACCGCCGAGGTCGCGCGCTGGGCCACCGTCGTGAAGGACGCGCAGGTCAAGCTGGAGTGA
- a CDS encoding regulatory protein RecX, which produces MDAPAGRPGTSRPERRAPRRITADYLQRAAMYYLERYAAPAAQLRRVLARKVVLSCRHHGQEPAAFNAMLDEVVARCVASGLVDDQRFAEARAATLQRRGRSSRAIAASLSAKGVPRDLAAQASSGSAEEELAAARKTAQRKRLGPWSRGDRATARQKDLAAMARAGFAMTIARAVIDGAGDEDVTEL; this is translated from the coding sequence ATGGACGCGCCCGCAGGGCGGCCAGGCACCAGCCGGCCAGAGCGCCGCGCACCACGCCGCATCACCGCCGACTACCTCCAGCGCGCGGCGATGTACTATCTCGAACGCTATGCCGCGCCGGCAGCGCAGTTGCGCCGCGTCCTGGCGCGCAAGGTCGTGCTGAGCTGCCGGCATCACGGTCAGGAGCCCGCCGCGTTCAACGCGATGCTGGACGAGGTCGTCGCCCGCTGCGTCGCCTCCGGGCTCGTCGACGACCAGCGCTTTGCCGAGGCCAGGGCCGCGACGTTGCAACGCCGCGGCCGGTCCTCGCGCGCCATCGCAGCCAGCCTCTCCGCCAAGGGCGTCCCGCGAGATCTCGCTGCCCAGGCGAGCAGCGGCAGCGCGGAAGAGGAGTTGGCGGCAGCTCGCAAAACGGCGCAGCGCAAGCGGCTCGGGCCCTGGAGTCGCGGCGACCGGGCCACCGCCCGGCAGAAGGATCTCGCGGCGATGGCGCGCGCGGGCTTCGCAATGACGATCGCCCGCGCCGTGATCGACGGTGCGGGCGATGAGGATGTGACGGAGCTGTGA
- the arfB gene encoding alternative ribosome rescue aminoacyl-tRNA hydrolase ArfB has product MIQVTPSIAIDESEIEESFVRASGPGGQNVNKVSSAVQLRFDARRSSSLPNDVAIRLMKLAGSRLTQDGVIVIVAQAQRSQKRNREEALERLLEMIREAAVRPQTRRPTKPTKASKERRLVSKDKRSSIKAGRAKPGSD; this is encoded by the coding sequence ATGATTCAAGTCACGCCGTCCATCGCCATCGACGAGAGCGAGATCGAGGAGAGCTTCGTGCGTGCCTCCGGTCCGGGCGGCCAGAACGTCAACAAGGTCTCGAGCGCGGTGCAGTTGCGCTTTGACGCTCGACGCTCGTCCTCGCTGCCCAACGACGTCGCGATCCGGCTGATGAAGCTCGCCGGCAGCCGGCTGACGCAGGACGGCGTCATCGTCATTGTCGCGCAGGCCCAGCGCAGCCAGAAGCGCAACCGCGAGGAAGCGCTGGAGCGCCTGCTGGAGATGATCCGCGAAGCGGCGGTGCGTCCGCAGACCCGCCGTCCGACCAAGCCGACCAAGGCCTCGAAAGAGCGCCGGCTGGTCTCCAAGGACAAGCGCTCCTCGATCAAGGCGGGCCGTGCCAAGCCGGGCTCCGATTGA
- the mazG gene encoding nucleoside triphosphate pyrophosphohydrolase codes for MQPSSDIARLIEIMAALRTPGTGCPWDLEQDFASIAPYTIEEAYEVADAIARGDRLDLKDELGDLLLQVVFHARMAQEEGAFAFPDVVEAITAKLIRRHPHVFGEARDLTPAQVKALWHQIKAQEKADKASARHAAGLPQQVEEKGVLAGVTYGLPALTRAWKLQARASTVGFDWNDARLVLDKIREETAEIDEALASGDKAAIAEEIGDLLFVVANLARHVDADPEGCLQAANAKFERRFKGIETILETQGKAAVDASLAELEELWQAVKRSEKAGS; via the coding sequence TTGCAGCCTTCCAGCGACATCGCCCGGCTGATCGAGATCATGGCGGCGCTGCGAACGCCCGGCACGGGCTGCCCGTGGGATCTGGAGCAGGATTTCGCCTCGATTGCGCCCTACACGATCGAGGAGGCCTATGAGGTGGCCGATGCGATCGCGCGCGGCGACCGGCTCGATCTCAAGGACGAACTCGGCGACCTTTTGCTCCAGGTCGTCTTCCATGCCCGGATGGCGCAGGAGGAAGGCGCCTTCGCCTTTCCCGACGTAGTCGAGGCGATCACCGCCAAGCTGATCCGGCGCCACCCGCATGTCTTCGGCGAGGCGCGCGACCTGACGCCGGCGCAGGTCAAGGCGCTCTGGCACCAGATCAAGGCGCAGGAAAAGGCGGACAAGGCCTCGGCCCGCCATGCGGCCGGCCTGCCGCAGCAGGTCGAGGAGAAGGGCGTGCTGGCCGGCGTGACGTATGGATTGCCCGCCCTCACCCGCGCCTGGAAGCTGCAGGCCCGCGCCTCCACCGTCGGTTTCGACTGGAACGATGCCCGGCTCGTGCTCGACAAGATCCGCGAGGAAACCGCCGAGATCGACGAGGCGCTGGCCTCGGGCGACAAAGCGGCGATTGCCGAGGAGATCGGCGACCTGCTCTTCGTGGTCGCCAATCTTGCCCGCCATGTCGATGCCGATCCGGAAGGCTGTCTGCAGGCAGCCAACGCCAAATTCGAGCGCCGATTCAAAGGAATAGAGACCATTTTGGAGACGCAAGGCAAGGCTGCCGTCGATGCGAGCCTCGCCGAGCTTGAAGAGCTGTGGCAGGCCGTGAAGCGCTCCGAGAAGGCGGGCTCCTGA
- the cysG gene encoding siroheme synthase CysG has protein sequence MTQRRPEPARDRRIERLATLPLFHKLEGRRVVLAGDSEGALWKAELLAATGADLHIFAGQDASPFKALAAAPSDGRITVHARGWQADDLQGAALAIGDIEDESDIRAFVAAARHASVPVNVVDKPDFCDFSFGTLVNRSPLIVAISTDGAAPVFGQAIRARIETLLPAGLKAWAQAAKDWRPAVQARALPFALRRAFWELFAGRAMTDSERAPDESDRAALFAALDMIEGSQDGIGRVSLVGAGPGDPDLLTLKAIRALQSADIILYDDLVSPGVLELARREARRMMVGKTGYGPSVKQSDINALIVSLAGQGKHVVRLKGGDPGIFGRAGEEIAACRAAGIPVTIVPGISAAQGAAASLGLSLTHRDHARRLQFVTGHARSGDLPEDLDWRAMADPHVTTVIYMARATLSGFRDRAIEAGLDPATPAIAMQSATLPDEARIAATIATLPERLKELPKGGPVLVMVGRALGEVLAGTSSVVDRRRA, from the coding sequence ATGACCCAGAGACGCCCCGAGCCCGCCCGCGACCGCCGCATCGAGCGCCTCGCAACCTTGCCGCTCTTCCACAAGCTGGAGGGACGAAGGGTCGTGCTGGCCGGCGACAGCGAGGGGGCGCTCTGGAAAGCCGAACTGCTGGCTGCGACCGGCGCCGATCTGCACATCTTCGCCGGTCAGGACGCCAGCCCGTTCAAGGCTCTTGCCGCCGCCCCATCCGATGGGCGAATCACCGTCCATGCCCGCGGCTGGCAGGCCGACGATCTGCAGGGCGCGGCATTGGCCATCGGCGACATCGAGGACGAATCCGACATCCGCGCCTTCGTCGCGGCCGCGCGGCATGCCAGCGTGCCGGTCAACGTCGTCGACAAGCCGGATTTCTGCGATTTCTCGTTCGGGACGCTCGTCAATCGCTCGCCGCTGATCGTCGCGATCTCGACCGATGGAGCGGCGCCTGTCTTCGGGCAGGCGATCCGCGCGAGGATCGAGACCTTGCTGCCGGCCGGGCTCAAGGCCTGGGCGCAGGCGGCGAAGGACTGGCGGCCGGCGGTGCAGGCGCGCGCGCTGCCGTTCGCGCTGCGCCGCGCCTTCTGGGAGCTCTTCGCCGGCAGGGCGATGACCGATTCCGAGCGGGCGCCGGACGAGAGCGACAGGGCGGCCCTGTTCGCAGCGCTCGACATGATCGAAGGCAGCCAGGACGGCATCGGCCGCGTCAGCCTCGTGGGAGCCGGCCCTGGTGATCCCGATCTGCTGACCTTGAAGGCGATCCGGGCGCTGCAGAGCGCCGACATCATCCTCTATGACGACCTCGTCTCGCCCGGCGTGCTGGAACTCGCCCGTCGCGAGGCCCGGCGCATGATGGTCGGCAAGACGGGTTATGGCCCCTCGGTGAAGCAGAGCGACATCAATGCGCTGATCGTTTCGCTGGCGGGCCAGGGCAAGCATGTGGTGCGGCTCAAAGGCGGCGATCCGGGTATTTTCGGGCGCGCCGGCGAGGAGATCGCGGCCTGCCGGGCGGCCGGTATCCCCGTGACAATCGTGCCGGGGATCTCGGCGGCGCAGGGTGCTGCCGCCTCGCTCGGCCTGTCTCTCACCCATCGCGACCATGCCCGCCGGCTGCAATTCGTCACCGGCCATGCCAGAAGCGGCGACCTGCCCGAGGATCTCGACTGGCGGGCGATGGCCGATCCGCATGTGACGACGGTGATCTACATGGCGCGAGCCACTTTGTCGGGTTTTCGCGACCGGGCCATTGAAGCCGGGCTCGATCCGGCGACGCCGGCCATCGCCATGCAATCGGCGACGCTGCCCGACGAGGCGCGCATTGCCGCCACCATCGCGACGCTGCCGGAGCGGCTGAAAGAGCTTCCCAAGGGTGGGCCGGTGCTGGTGATGGTCGGTCGTGCTCTCGGCGAGGTGCTGGCCGGAACGTCCTCCGTCGTGGACCGCCGCCGCGCCTGA